One genomic segment of Hordeum vulgare subsp. vulgare chromosome 2H, MorexV3_pseudomolecules_assembly, whole genome shotgun sequence includes these proteins:
- the LOC123428509 gene encoding farnesylcysteine lyase, with translation MPPPLFLSLLLLLVHPPSPQAAAEDICIVGSGISGASTAFFLTNYTAPSSSSDPLPQLRVFERRDRVGGRLATVTVAGQVFEAGGSVIHPRNLHVRRFADLLGLAANTGGDGDEDWLGIWDGARFVFKTLRPPPPGSSWLRRKLHGLANSLLLLKRYGFSLLRMNSFVQEMLQKFMLYYNGFESRPVFDNVEEMLKWSGLYGLTRRTLEEELIDAGLNTQTISELVTVITRINYGQSTSISGLAGAVSLAGSESGLWSIKGGNWQLAAGLLKTSNATLHLQEGIESISDAGDYYVLKSNKGHEYNCTVTVVATPLDEVNITFVPPISIPPRKMQHTHTTFVRGLLDPKFFGLSSASDIPELIGTMELPNIPFSCISVRKKHSEHDMTYKIFSRAKLEDALLDQIFSTRKETIRIDWPAYPHYQAPEDFAPIILDGRHLYYVNTFESAASAMETGAVAAENVARLIISRLPLKLRAGLPSPPEEGRIKSFAGEEEGSRRVDL, from the exons ATGCCGCCgcccctcttcctctccctcctcctcctcctcgtgcatCCCCCCTCCCCGCAGGCCGCCGCCGAGGACATCTGCATCGTCGGCAGCGGCATCTCGGGCGCCTCCACGGCCTTCTTCCTCACCAACtacaccgccccctcctcctcgtccgaCCCGCTCCCGCAGCTCCGCGTCTTCGAGCGCCGCGACAGGGTCGGCGGCCGCCTCGCCACCGTCACCGTCGCCGGCCAAGTCTTCGAGGCCGGCGGCTCCGTCATCCACCCGCGCAACCTCCacgtgcgccgcttcgccgacctcctcggcctcgccgccaacaccggcggcgacggcgacgaggacTGGCTCGGGATCTGGGACGGCGCCCGCTTCGTCTTCAAGACGCTCCGCCCCCCGCCGCCCGGCAGCTCCTGGCTCCGCCGCAAGCTCCACGGCCTCGCCAACTCGCTCCTGCTGCTTAAACGCTATGGCTTCTCACTGCTCAGGATGAACAGCTTCGTGCAG GAAATGTTGCAAAAGTTTATGCTTTATTACAACGGGTTCGAATCCCGGCCTGTGTTCGACAACGTTGAGGAGATGCTCAAATGGTCAGGCCTCTATGGGCTCACTCGCAGGACCCTAGAGGAGGAGCTCATTGATGCCGGGCTGAATACTCAAACTATATCAGAGCTTGTCACT GTAATAACAAGGATCAACTATGGACAAAGCACGAGCATAAGTGGGTTAGCAGGCGCTGTGTCTTTAGCTGGCTCCGAGTCTGGATTGTGGTCTATCAAAGGAGGCAACTGGCAGCTAGCTGCTGGATTGCTCAAGACTTCGAACGCCACTCTTCATCTCCAAGAAGGCATAGAGTCAATCTCTGATGCAGGAGATTACTATGTTCTGAAATCGAATAAAGGACATGAGTACAATTGCACGGTGACGGTTGTTGCAACACCTCTTGATGAGGTGAACATTACGTTTGTCCCTCCAATCTCCATTCCACCAAGGAAGATGCAGCATACCCATACAACCTTCGTTAGAGGCCTCTTGGACCCT AAATTCTTTGGTCTGAGCTCAGCGTCAGACATTCCAGAGCTGATAGGAACCATGGAGCTCCCTAATATCCCCTTCTCGTGCATCTCAGTTCGGAAGAAGCACAGCGAACATGACATGACTTACAAAATTTTCTCACGTGCGAAGCTAGAGGATGCTTTGCTGGATCAGATCTTCAG CACAAGGAAGGAGACCATCCGGATAGACTGGCCTGCCTACCCCCACTACCAGGCCCCAGAGGATTTCGCGCCGATCATACTGGACGGCAGGCACCTGTACTACGTGAACACCTTTGAGAGCGCCGCGAGCGCCATGGAGACGGGCGCCGTCGCAGCAGAGAACGTGGCCAGGCTCATCATCTCGAGGCTGCCTCTCAAACTACGCGCTGGGCTCCCGTCGCCGCCGGAAGAAGGCCGTATCAAGTCGTTCGCGGGCGAGGAGGAAGGTTCTCGACGTGTGGACCTGTGA
- the LOC123431303 gene encoding ABC transporter G family member 5 encodes MHPAPPLLATIQEDDELASEPMKRGGGGVVESGRCELEAAGINYHITVSARPHPLKIWSRPDDLLLDPAAPAPPPLSRSSRCRLVLRNVGCRARPGELLAIVGPSGAGKSTLLEILSGRLQPSSSPPTDLRVNGSPVDAAALRRLCGYVTQRDVLFPLLTVRETLHFSARLRLGPDAYDPAAVDALVDDLALARVADARVKDLSGGERRRVSIGVEAVRDPAVLVLDEPTSGLDSASALQIVGALRAMAESRGRTVVLSIHQPGARIVKMFDAVLLLAAGSVLHHGSVDDLHSLLAGAGLSLPPHVDAVEFAIDSVDELRLHLHLQQQHQRDRRCTLQQLFQQHKLQAQADDSTSAGTLAAGGTSGQHRYANSWPVEVAVLSQRFFKNVARTRQLFACRTVCMLVAGLALGSIFYDLGDDKAAERVGLFAFLLTFLLSSTTEALPVFLQEREILAKETSSGAYRVSAYAVANALVFLPFQLALAAVFAAPAYWLTGLRRTAPAFFYFLLLIWLVLYTANSVVACFAAAAPDFVVGNAAVQGVMGSFFLFSGYFIRRSAMPAYWVPMHYLSLFKWPFEALLLNEFGGRCAARAMGVCVATGDEVLRREGIGEECRWRNVAVMVGFVALYRVLGYAVLRVRCSLTLRAAARSALMLTSSSHHSACFSASSTSTSSTKA; translated from the coding sequence ATGCATCCGGCACCGCCTTTACTAGCAACCATCCAGGAAGACGACGAGCTGGCGAGCGAGCCCATGAagcgcggaggaggaggagtagtagaaAGCGGCAGGTGCGAGCTGGAGGCCGCGGGCATCAACTACCACATCACCGTCTCCGCCCGGCCTCACCCGCTCAAGATATGGAGCAGGCCCGACGACCTCCTCCTCGACCCTGCTGCGCCCGCGCCTCCGCCGCTCAGCCGCAGCAGCCGGTGCCGCCTCGTCCTCCGCAACGTCGGCTGCCGCGCCCGCCCCGGCGAGCTGCTCGCCATCGTCGGCCCCAGCGGCGCCGGCAAGTCCACGCTGCTCGAGATCCTCTCCGGCCGCCTTCAGCCCAGCTCCTCCCCTCCTACTGACCTCCGCGTCAATGGCTCCCCCGTCGACGCCGCGGCCCTGCGCCGCCTCTGCGGCTACGTCACCCAGCGCGACGTCCTCTTCCCTCTGCTCACCGTGCGCGAGACGCTCCACTTCAGCGCCCGCCTCCGCCTCGGCCCGGACGCGTACGATCCCGCCGCGGTCGACGCGCTCGTCGACGACCTCGCGCTGGCCCGCGTCGCCGACGCCAGGGTCAAGGACCTCTCCGGCGGCGAGCGTCGCCGCGTGTCCATCGGCGTCGAGGCCGTGCGTGACCCGGCCGTGCTGGTGCTCGACGAGCCCACCTCCGGTCTCGACAGCGCCTCCGCCCTCCAGATCGTCGGCGCGCTCCGGGCCATGGCCGAGTCGCGGGGCCGCACCGTGGTGCTCAGCATCCACCAGCCCGGCGCGCGCATCGTCAAGATGTTCGACGCCGTGCTCCTGCTCGCCGCCGGCTCCGTGCTCCACCACGGCTCCGTCGACGACCTCCACTCCCTGCTCGCCGGCGCCGGGCTCAGCCTGCCCCCGCACGTGGACGCCGTCGAGTTCGCCATCGACTCCGTGGACGAGCTCCGCCTCCACCTGCACCTCCAGCAGCAGCATCAGCGCGACCGCAGGTGCACCCTGCAGCAGCTCTTCCAGCAGCACAAGCTCCAGGCCCAGGCCGACGACTCCACTTCAGCAGGCACgctcgccgcgggaggaaccAGCGGGCAACACCGGTACGCCAACTCGTGGCCGGTGGAGGTGGCGGTGCTGTCGCAGCGCTTCTTCAAGAACGTGGCGCGGACGCGGCAGCTCTTCGCGTGCCGCACCGTGTGCATGCTCGTCGCCGGGCTCGCCCTCGGCTCCATCTTCTACGACCTCGGGGACGACAAGGCGGCGGAGCGCGTCGGCCTCTTCGCCTTCCTCCTCACCTTCCTGCTCTCGTCCACGACGGAGGCGCTGCCGGTGTTTTTGCAGGAGCGGGAGATCCTGGCCAAGGAGACCTCATCGGGCGCCTACCGGGTGTCCGCCTACGCCGTGGCGAACGCGCTGGTGTTCCTGCCGTTCCAGCTGGCGCTGGCGGCGGTGTTCGCGGCGCCGGCGTACTGGCTGACGGGGCTACGCCGCACGGCGCCCGCATTCTTCTACTTCCTGCTCCTCATCTGGCTGGTCCTCTACACGGCCAACTCGGTAGTGGCGTGCTTCGCGGCGGCGGCGCCGGACTTCGTGGTGGGGAACGCGGCGGTGCAGGGCGTGATGgggtccttcttcctcttctccggcTACTTCATCAGGCGGTCGGCGATGCCGGCGTACTGGGTGCCGATGCACTACCTGTCGCTCTTCAAGTGGCCGTTCGAGGCGCTGCTGCTGAACGAGTTCGGGGGCCGGTGCGCGGCGAGGGCGATGGGGGTGTGCGTGgcgaccggcgacgaggtgctccggCGGGAGGGGATCGGGGAGGAGTGCCGGTGGAGGAACGTGGCCGTCATGGTGGGGTTCGTCGCCTTGTACCGGGTGCTCGGCTACGCCGTGCTCCGGGTCCGCTGCAGCCTCACGCTCAGGGCCGCCGCACGATCCGCATTGATGCTCACATCCTCCTCACACCACTCTGCTTGCTTCTCTGCATCTTCTACTTCTACGAGTAGTACCAAAGCCTGA